A genomic segment from Necator americanus strain Aroian chromosome III, whole genome shotgun sequence encodes:
- a CDS encoding hypothetical protein (NECATOR_CHRIII.G11519.T1), whose translation MAQNIDSSNNSRPESDVAMKMGPHRLDYLRRLRPTSSYEEESRSFIGPEKSPRRSAFYKVIIGDFNAKVGPKNAGGTSHGTHGLQWNDQGRGFRVHQTTKTIQELQSRSPPLRWTWESPGGGTVIDRPHHRQKRFCRRMSLLYQSSIRDRTIASSEEDFLHAESRESRQVQQENPRTTINWDPSLDVSRLWEDSAMDNIDEEYDRLVKHLMTRKKARVLKQPRDASLKPANASGAARAAGNQELTSSRKACRGEKKDLKGEEQKCGKQQRRKTSAMPPRLPRKTRMTARNPKGTTIHREGEWKIITTLPISHSVPMPPTI comes from the coding sequence atggcacagaacatcgactcttcgaacaactcacgacccgaatcggacgtcgcGATGAAGATGGGCCCACACCGgcttgactatcttcgtcgcttacgcccaacatcaagctacgaagaagagaGTCGAAGCTTCATAGGACCGGAGAAGTCACCGAGAAGATCAGCcttttacaaggtcataattggcgacttcaacgccaaagttggcccaaagaacgccggaggaacttcacacgggacccacggcctacaatggaatgaccaggggagaggcttccgagttcatcagacgactaagaccatccaggAACTGCAATCCAGAAGCCCccctctacgctggacgtgggagtcacccggtggagggacCGTAATagatagaccacatcatcgtcaaaaAAGGTTCTGccgacggatgtcgctgttgtaccaaagttctatacgggatcggaccatcgcctcctccgaggaagattttcttcacgcggagagcagagaaagccgccaagttcagcaagagaatcccagaactaccatcaactgggatcctTCGCTggacgttagccggctttgggaagattccgcaatggacaacatcgacgaggaatacgaccggctTGTCAAACACCTCATGACGCGGAAGAAGGCGAGAGTATTAAAACAACCAAGAGACGCGTCTCTGAAACCAGCGAACGCCAgcggagcagcacgagccgcagggaaccaagagctTACGTCGAGCCGCAAGGCTTGCAGAGGCGAAAAGAAAGACCTTAAaggagaagagcagaagtgcggCAAGCAGCAGAGGCGAAAAACATCCGCTATGCCGCCGAGACTTCCacgcaagacaaggatgacagctcggaacccgaagggaacaaccattcatcgagaaggggaatggaaaATCATCACGACTCTACCGATCTCTCACAGCGTGCCCATGCCTCCCACCATCTGA
- a CDS encoding hypothetical protein (NECATOR_CHRIII.G11520.T1) yields MSFQRFSRPKYDSYHVGEKSYGSRSRQKKPEHLKNLPPVLINTLARIFTRYLSECKVPNSGRPARPCCCIKGDPHDIGNYRPIAYCPSSTSSSQE; encoded by the coding sequence atgtcattccagcggttctcccgtccgaaatacgacagctatcatgtcggtgagaaatcgtacggcagccggtcccgacagaaaaaaccagaacacctgaagaaccttccgccagtactcatcaacaccctggcgaggatcttcacacgttacctgtcggaatgcaaggtcccaaacagtggaagaccagcaagaccgtgttgctgtataaaaggagatccacatgacatcggcaactatcgcccaatcgcttactgtccgtcatctacaagctcttcacaagagtga
- a CDS encoding hypothetical protein (NECATOR_CHRIII.G11521.T1): MPLCLTFIDLKKAFDSVETEAVVEALDNQGVPTQYIKVLRELYKGVRQGDTISPKIFTATLENAMRKLEWDDMGVKIDGRQLHHLRFADDIVLITPSISQAERMLTEFAETCGCIGLELNLQKTMFMRNGWISDAPFTLNERTYRITSYVYLGRELNMMNDLAPELGRRRRAAWGAYKSIEDVVKKTKNTRLRAHLFNTTVLPALTYASETWALRKQEENAVSVIERAIERVMLGVSRFKQVRDGIRSSLLRQRSKIRDAAAFAKESKIRWAGHVMRFNDNRWTRAVSDWIPRDIKRNTGRPPTRWSDFFTKSFKENYDALRVPRERRNHWATLARDRDKWKNYWRPLDRFEDQRESR, encoded by the exons atgccgctctgtctcactttcatcgacttgaagaaggcctttgactcagttgagacggaagcggtcgtggaagccttggacaaccaaggcgttcccactcagtacataaaggtgcttcgagagttgtaca agggggttcgacagggtgatacaatctcacccaaaatattcacagccaccctcgagaacgcaatgcgaaagttggaatgggacgacatgggagtgaagatcgatggtcggcagctacaccatttgcgctttgctgatgacatcgtactgataacacctagcatcagccaagcggaacgaatgctgaccgaattcgccgaaacatgtggatgcatcggtcttgagctgaatcttcaaaagacgatgttcatgcggaacggatggatctcggatgccccattcacgctcaacgaaCGAACATACCGAATCACCAGCTACgtctatctgggtcgggaattgaacatgatgaacgacctggcccccgagctgggcaggaggagaagagcggcttggggagcgtacaagagcatcgaggacgtagtgaagaagaccaagaacacccggctccgtgctcacctcttcaacaccaccgtacttcctgctttgacctatgcctcagaaacctgggcacttcgcaagcaggaagaaaacgcggtgagcgtcattgaacgcgcaattgagagagtgatgctaggagtatcccgtttcaagcaagtgagagacgggattcgaagttctctcctacgtcagcgatcgaagatcagagacgccgccgcgtttgccaaggaaagtaaaataaggtgggccggacacgtgatgcgctttaacgacaaccgttggaccagagccgtgagcgactggattccccgcgatattaagcgcaatacaggaagaccgccgacccgatggtcagatttcttcacgaagtccttcaaagaaaattacgatgctcttcgtgtcccacgcgaaaggaggaaccactgggctactctggcacgcgaccgggacaaatggaagaattactggcgcccgctcgaccggttcgaagaccaacgggagtcaaggtga
- a CDS encoding hypothetical protein (NECATOR_CHRIII.G11522.T1): MRKLEWDDMGVKIDGRQLHHLRFADDIVLITPSISQAERMLTEFAETCGCIGLELNLQKTMFMRNGWISDAPFTLNERTYRITSYVYLGRELNMMNDLAPELGRRRRAAWGAYKSIEDVVKKTKNTRLRAHLFNTTVLPALTYASETWALRKQEENAVSVIERAIERVMLGVSRFKQVRDGIRSSLLRQRSKIRDAAAFAKESKIRWAGHVMRFNDNRWTRAVSDWIPRDIKRNTGRPPTRWSDFFTKSFKENYDALRVPRERRNHWATLARDRDKWKNYWRPLDRFEDQRESR; the protein is encoded by the coding sequence atgcgaaagttggaatgggacgacatgggagtgaagatcgatggtcggcagctacaccatttgcgctttgctgatgacatcgtactgataacacctagcatcagccaagcggaacgaatgctgaccgaattcgccgaaacatgtggatgcatcggtcttgagctgaatcttcaaaagacgatgttcatgcggaacggatggatctcggatgccccattcacgctcaacgaaCGAACATACCGAATCACCAGCTACgtctatctgggtcgggaattgaacatgatgaacgacctggcccccgagctgggcaggaggagaagagcggcttggggagcgtacaagagcatcgaggacgtagtgaagaagaccaagaacacccggctccgtgctcacctcttcaacaccaccgtacttcctgctttgacctatgcctcagaaacctgggcacttcgcaagcaggaagaaaacgcggtgagcgtcattgaacgcgcaattgagagagtgatgctaggagtatcccgtttcaagcaagtgagagacgggattcgaagttctctcctacgtcagcgatcgaagatcagagacgccgccgcgtttgccaaggaaagtaaaataaggtgggccggacacgtgatgcgctttaacgacaaccgttggaccagagccgtgagcgactggattccccgcgatattaagcgcaatacaggaagaccgccgacccgatggtcagatttcttcacgaagtccttcaaagaaaattacgatgctcttcgtgtcccacgcgaaaggaggaaccactgggctactctggcacgcgaccgggacaaatggaagaattactggcgcccgctcgaccggttcgaagaccaacgggagtcaaggtga